In Ciconia boyciana chromosome 16, ASM3463844v1, whole genome shotgun sequence, one genomic interval encodes:
- the KCNJ16 gene encoding inward rectifier potassium channel 16, whose product MRKMPEQSGCYRPVNTQGNKISYQGACQESPETGMKRLQKRFLHKDGSCNVYFKHIFGEWESYVVDIFTTLVDIKWRHMFVIFSLSYVLSWLFFGLVFWLIAIQHGDLFNDEEITPCVANVHSFTGAFLFSLETQTTIGYGYRCVTEECSVAILMVILQSVLSCIIDTFIIGAALAKMATARKRAQTIRFSYYAVVGLRDDKFCLMWRIGDFRPNHMVEGSVRAQLLRYKEDKEGRMTMEYKDLKLLNDQIILVTPVTVVHEIDSESPLYGLDRKALAKDNFEILVTFVYTGDSTGTSHQSRSSYVPREILWGHRFNDVLHVKKKYYKVDCLQFEETTEVYAPHCSAMQLDRKEQEWNRTEKTREKEAETSALEIKSFSTNQKSFSAVALITSCQDPEDPVTAVNQPSGQVSYQKAAVTLSRLSIESQI is encoded by the coding sequence ATGAGAAAGATGCCTGAACAGAGTGGTTGCTATAGGCCTGTAAATACCCAGGGAAATAAGATCAGTTACCAAGGCGCTTGTCAAGAAAGCCCTGAAACGGGGATGAAAAGATTGCAGAAGCGATTTCTCCACAAGGATGGCAGCTGCAATGTGTACTTCAAACACATCTTTGGGGAATGGGAGAGCTACGTAGTGGACATATTTACCACACTGGTGGACATCAAGTGGCGCCATATGTTTGTGATATTCTCATTGTCCTATGTTCTTTCATGGTTGTTCTTTGGACTAGTCTTCTGGCTGATAGCAATCCAACACGGAGATTTATTCAATGATGAAGAAATAACCCCCTGTGTTGCAAATGTCCATAGCTTCACAGGTGCATTCCTATTCTCCCTTGAAACCCAAACGACCATCGGTTATGGTTACCGCTGTGTTACAGAAGAGTGCTCTGTTGCAATCCTCATGGTTATCCTACAGTCAGTATTAAGCTGCATTATTGACACCTTCATAATTGGAGCAGCCTTGGCTAAAATGGCCACAGCTCGAAAAAGAGCTCAAACCATTCGTTTTAGCTACTATGCTGTAGTAGGCTTAAGGGATGATAAATTTTGCCTCATGTGGCGCATTGGTGATTTCCGGCCAAATCATATGGTTGAGGGCTCTGTACGAGCTCAGCTTCTGCGCTACAAGGAAGACAAGGAGGGGAGAATGACGATGGAATACAAGGACTTGAAGCTGCTAAATGATCAGATCATACTTGTTACGCCAGTGACAGTCGTACATGAAATTGATAGTGAGAGCCCCTTGTATGGTCTAGACCGGAAAGCTCTGGCCAAGGACAACTTTGAAATCTTGGTCACATTTGTCTACACAGGTGATTCAACAGGAACTTCACATCAGTCAAGAAGTTCATACGTCCCCAGAGAGATTCTTTGGGGCCATAGGTTTAATGATGTCTtacatgtaaagaaaaaatactataAGGTGGATTGCTTACAGTTTGAAGAAACCACAGAAGTTTATGCTCCTCACTGCAGTGCCATGCAACTGGATCGGAAGGAGCAAGAATGGAACCGAACCGAGAAGACACgggaaaaagaagcagagacaTCAGCACTGGAGATCAAGTCATTTAGTACCAACCAAAAGTCATTTAGTGCAGTTGCTCTCATCACCAGTTGTCAAGATCCAGAAGACCCAGTGACAGCTGTCAATCAACCTTCTGGACAAGTTTCTTatcagaaagcagctgtaacCTTAAGTAGGTTATCAATAGAGTCCCAAATCTAG